The window cagaatgatatctaaatgatgtcatttggttgtcgtgcatttcgcttgtaCTTATCCGAACGTCTTTGGCGCGAAAAAAAATGGTGTCCGCCACCAAAATTTACTCGCACACTACGCATAACATCCGTAATAAGTGTTAATTGGAAATAAGTTTGTATTTGGAAGTTATCACGTGGTAGTAAACAACAAACCATTTTTTTGTTGCCGATTTTTTCTTTAGATTTGGCTGGTTTGAATCGTCATTTTGGacggaataaatacgaaataataACTTATCCCGAAAAAAATTACAGAATTTTCCGTgttgagttacgaaaataccaTTTATCATAACTCAGAAGAAGACTGTTAAGGGCATAAGGTGAAATTGTgcttatattatacataatagGGAACTTTGTCTATTCACCTAAAGGAAGCTGATGAAAAACGAACGACAGAAAAAAAATCGGCTTTTAAATGGCAAGCTTGGTGAAGCAGCATACTTGTAAGATAAAGGGCTGATCTCTCGCGCCTGTGCCCTGCGCCACGAAAGCACTTTCGAACAAGATGGCGCCGAAATATGGCGTCGTTAATACAAAAATTCGATTTAATTGTTCTCTATATAGATCGgcgtatatttaaaattaatgactTGCTTTAACGTTTAGCGTTTTATCTAAATTTGTTAAAACTTTTTAACTTCTTGAATTTAGGTTAGCTATTTGAGATTTGTTCACTAAAGAAATGATGTTTTACTTGAACTAATTTTGTTAGAAACTACGAATTTTCTTGAAATTGGTTTTCGTATaaacttaagtaagtaaatagattgaaatttatttctttcacaacgaaaattacactataaatttgctacattcgtaaaaagtatgtttatcttctcatcataaaataatatatatatatatatatatataaatatatatatataatattattttcatttcacatCAATGTTGCTCATTATTGTGCCATGtggcggtgaatgtgttaacgaCAAAAAAATGCCTTAGAAATATCTAACCAATAGGCTATCAAtagcgtataaataaattcgtTTTCGTACATTTAAATGTAGTTAAATAATTTGTGCTTATTAATTGGCTAAATAATTAACTAGAACTGGAAAGTGATTTAATTAgagtatagtcgttcgatttgaagctggcccgaagcggctaatcttttgtctacCACGCTAAAACCGCGcatgccactacctgcaaaaaaagggtcgtgtaattctaattggcacctgagcgcgggctagtccaacgctcaaaaaaccagtgtaggtgcgctctccgataacgcgcctttgttatgcacatcgaggacacattttagactgattcggtagcgttcgactcgccggcactcagtaaccgtatagggaccacacaagaaatcgcaaatgtTTTTACCATTTGTTCATTTgcaatcttatttcaattaatataggagttgtaattaaataaccggttaaagtgaccgggccctttttttgcaggtagtggcacgcgccgttttagttaacaatagacaagcCATTGgaggccagctacaaatctaacgactatccTACCTCTACCAATTTACCAGATTTTTTTTACGCGTCAACATGTCCAACTTCACCGCTTAGAAACTACTTGcatcgcacagctaaactgtgggaTAAACGGCGAACTCGTTGCGCACTGGCGGCGAACACGTTGCGCGCTCGCCTCGTGGCGAACTCGTTGCGCACTCGCCTCGCGGCGAACTCGTTGCGCGCTCGCCACGCTTTCAATTCGCTCGCATATCACCAGTGTTTCCGCGCCCTAAggaaagagcgtactcctatttaaaggccggcaatgcacttacaacctctctagtgttgcgggtgtccatgggcgacggaaATTGCTTACCATCTCGTTTGcatcctgtatcataaaaaaatgaaacgGTTTCGATGCTCAAATATGAAGTAAAGTATTTCcaaaattaggtacttatagtTTAAAATTCTATTCCGAACTGCCAtacaacattttaataaaacttacaCACAACTCCAGTATATGATATATCATAGATGCCAACATGGAAATATGGCGGTCTCATAAGGCTCCCAATAGTTTCCCGTTGTTGTGTTGGCATGCCTGACTTGCATTTGAAAGCGGTCTGAGCGCTGACGacctattttattgtaaaaccaACCTTAATGGGCTCCAAATAGAGATCATAATTTCTATTCAGCTTAAAAGCAGGGGATGGGAATGGAACAATGCATTGCACAGGTCAGTGGCCTTTGTATTtggatgtttattttttatctgtgcAGTCATACGTCATGACTTATCTTTTAATGAATATATGTTGCAGCGTGGCATACATACAACGCGGTTTCGACGAGCTTGCGTAAATTTCAATTACAGCTCGTGAAGATAGGGAAGTCAAATTAGCTCTgtatatagttattaaaaaaaatgattttataaaaACTGGTTAATGagccaaaaaaatagttttatatttatttctatacctacctacatccATTCATCTTTATCACTCGTTGCTCGAATAGCTGGCGACACCGTGTCAACGAAAGAACTTGGGTCAAATaaccatatgtcattctaagcttttagtcctgtgtcgaaagatggcagtaaatttagttgacctcaaaatttactttcacaatacgcctctatactcaattctGTTTGGTATTACATAGGATATACAATGCTTGTcccaaataagtatataatgatAATGATTCTATCTGGAAGGCTGCCCAGTCTGCGGCCCCATTTGGAATTAGACCATGGAATTAGGCCATAGTAAATAGCCTGGGCATAAGTTGCTGTCAGACCGGCGACGGGGAAGCGGGGAAGTGGCGATAGATTATCTTTATACAAGAAACAAGGAAGATATCTAAATGGTGGCAGTCGCTAGtgcgtctcgcttgcgccaatacACGTGCGGACAAGCATGAGTGAAATACACGTGCGACTGACATTtggatatcattttgatgttgCAATGTAAGTTTGAAATAGCCTCTTGGTGTTAGATAAAAGAGAGGGATTTAATCTTTGGTCGTTGGCtgtttagattaaaactataatatggCAAgcacaacttgtcagtcagtaaaaaatgaaaactatactcatccctttcttttgggtgctagtactagcgtaagacaaagacggAATGATTCtctttgtctatgtttgaaatgagacagtcctgggcCAAACTATATTACGTGTGtgattaacggcccgattcgaagaatgagatacgataacgataagttctgtagggctaatatagtcggctctttatcgtttgtcaccatgcctgtcacgttctaacaagtatgtaagtgcgagaGTGATGCATGACATgataggtgataaaaatgcgaccatgataccgctgctggtttagataagttctcatttagatatcgtttgtatgtcgtataattgacagaagcagctcgatttgagcaaccaatgtcactttgacgttagaaatatcgtagatatatcttattgggatcacaacggaatcggaataaacgtcaatttttatatgtcgtttagttatcgatcttttaaggatctttccaagatcttaaacgtgtcttaattactcgtcgaatcgggccgtaaatcgAGCGCTAGTTTAGTGGAAAAACAACTTCCAGGAAAcgaataaaaagtaaaaataataaatcaatatcaGATTTACTAAATATACCAATAagtttaatatacatttaatacgtaaagcctgaccagtaatatatgatcacgcgccatattgcggaattttatcggaactaaatttttcatactaaactgaactgtcaccctatacatgagaataacagcgccctcttgacaatgatcatatatttctggttaGGCTTTAGTTCTCTCtctttcctcgcgttgtcccggcattttgccacggctcatgggagcctggggtccgcttgacaactaataccaagatttggcgtaggcactagtttttacgaaagcgactgctatctgaccttccaacccagagggtaaactaggcctggttgggattagtccggtttcctcacgatgttttccttcaccgaaaagcgactggtaaatatcaaatgatatttcgtacataaattccgaaaaactcattggtacgagccgggtttgaacccgcgacctctggattgcaagtcgcacgctcttaccgctaggccaccagcgctttttttttgttaggctTTAGTTGTGGTACGAATATTACCAAAACAACAATCAAATGCTCCTAATCTAAGCTCAGACCGGCAATGGTCACAAATGTCATCGCGGGCCGACAATGCGTCATTTCCGGAGGGATGTCAATTTCCGACCGATGTCCGCCATTACACGGTCGTCTTGTTGTCATAAGTATTGGTAATTGGATGTAGTTTACCGGAAATTAATGGTTTGCAAGAAAATAAGGGGTTTTAGATATGCTTGGTTTTTTTATCCTTACCTTTCTTTATCTTTACCTTATTTGAGTGTCCCACGGCTGGGCAAAATGCCCCTGGTTCTCAATGATTCCCGATTTTGTGCTTCTTCCAGCCAGTTATTAAGGAAGGTGACAATAGTCTCGCCATCGCCCTCGCTCTACCagcattaacttttttttaatactacgacggtggcaaacaagcctacggcccgcctgatgataagcagtctccgtagcctgcaACCCCAGTTgctacatgcgtgttgccgaccctaacactccgcaaccTCCTTTGAGCTCCGGCAAccgtactcaccggcaggaacacaacactatgagtagggtctagtgttatttggctgcggttttctgtaaggtacttccccagttgggctctgctctaagaaaagatagtttattattcaagtaggcatattacaatgcgcttatgaacgtcaaataaagctacacctctgacccgagaagatttaaatcccccttcagttggaggagggtatcccaatatggaccggcaagaaactcggcgggacacatcttgtcaaaacattacatgttataattaacatgcattaaataagaacaaaaatacaatataaattactaaagaaatcatgcaattacatactttatagaaatttgatttaaaaaaaaatttcgtatcaaatcatacaaatacgtagttCTTTctgaaaacatatcgaattcgtACAAAAGGAAAATTCTTATTAccattattttcttattctgtTCCTAACAGTGTCTATTCTAttcatctaaattggttcagccaTTAAAACGTgcagaggtaacagacagacacacagacagggttactttagcatttataataattttcagATGTGACAGTACAACAAATTATCGCGTGATGTTTTCAATCATAGACAGGTGGCAGTGTAGATAGTGCAGCCGGTTTGTTAGGTTTAGAATAAACGCGCGTTTACGGAGAGACAGATTTATAACCCCGTATACTTGTTTCGCATTGAGCAGGTTGGCGCGTATCTTGCCTCATCAGCAGCTAAGGGCTATTTCTCGCTTTTCCATTCGGTGATGTATGGTCTAGAATTCTGGAGCACGGTTGCGGAATGGCAGCGTGCATTCATTTTGCAGAAACGTGCAGTACGAATCTTTCATATGTCCCACACGGAACACCCGCAAGGCAACTCTACACACGAAATCATTCCCGCACCCAATAATAATTGCATtcgggattttttttatcagattGCAATGCTCTTTTTATTAGAAcaagtatagatcgtgtcattcacgaaccTACACTACctttaaacctagaatatattatgctgaagcgatatcaaaattaaagtgatttgttaagatttagttagtggaaaacgatttctcccgaaattgaatttcatagaacaagtaccgttatttcgctagaatcgcaaaactattcttccctcttaatagttagatatgacaaatctgcgcgtcatagATGACGCGAATTATATAACTGTTGACTGTATGGGGTTCATGTGAAGAAAAGCCGAGGTTCTAAGACGAAGATGTATTTCGGAAaacacacaaatacaaaaaaatgtcacGAGAGCGTATGTGACTAGGCTCGCGGCCGGCAGCGGACTGCCTGGCGGCGCATAGCAACGGGTTACATTAGATATGCTACAATCAAATTTCAACCGTAACTCTAAGTAATTAAAAGCTAATTTAACATGACAtggtttttaataagtaaaacatAACTAGGTACAGATATAACGAGCGCATCGCCAACACTCCCCACCCCAGTGCTGTTCACAGCACTAATCAACTAAAGAGATAGGTGCGATGCGTGCCGCAGACCGACGCCAAGTCCCAGTCCTGGTCTTGACCTCCACCAGCCTTATGCGCCCGTCCTTACCGGCAAACACCTGAGTGACCAAACCTTTTGGCCACATGTTGCGAGGAGAGTTCGGGTCCACGACGAGGACGAGGTCACCGACTTGCAGCGGCTTCCTTTCCTCGTGCCATTTCCTTCTTGGTATGAGGTCGGGTAGGATCGCCTTCATCCATCTCTGCCAGAACATATCGGTTAGCCGCTGAGCTGTACGCCAATGTTTCCGCAGGTACAGGTCAGACCCGTCAAAAGAACCAATAGTAGGCAGATTTGACGACGTGCCAAGAAGGAAATGGTTCGGTGTAAGTGATTCTACAACTCCATTTTCTACAGAGACGTGCATCAAGGGACGACTGTTCACTATATTTTCGACTTCCGCCATAAGCGTACTTAAAACTTCGTCCCGTGGTGCacgctcatttaaaattactttaagaGACGTCTTTACGCTACGGATTAGCCTCTCCCACGCCCCACCCCAATGGGGGCTAGCGGGAGGGATAAAAGTCCACTCCAAACCTTTGTTGACACCGTAGCTTTTCAGTTCTTCAACGTTCAGTTCCTGCATCGATCGCTGCAGCTCAGTACAGGCGCCGCGCAGGTTTGTCCCGTTATCAGAGAACAGATGTGATGGCCAGCCACGCCTGGCCGCCATCCGACGCAGTGACATTATTAACGAGTCTGACGTCAGAGAGGAGACTAGCTCAATGTGGATCGCGCGCACCGTCAGGCAAGTGAACAAAACTCCATACCTCTTTTCGCGGCGACGTCCTACGACGACCTCCATCGGTCCGAACAGGTCTAAACCGCAGTACGAGAATGCCCGCTGATGGTGTGCCATTCGAGCCCTTGGTAAGTCACCCATTCGTGGAATCCGCGGTTGGCACTTGCGGATTCTGCACAGCATACAGGATGATGCTATGGACTTAACTGTTGGCCTTAGACGTAAGATCCAGAACCGTTGTTTTACCTCATTAACTATGGTTTCTTGGTTCCCGTGCGCCAGCTTCACGTGATAGTCTCGGACAATCAACTTACTCACCTGATGCCGACCATCAAGTATTACCGGCCTCTTAACATCAATGGGTACGTCTGTTACAGCATCGATTCGGCCGCTCACACGCAGCAGTCCATGTTCATCAAACACCGGTGACAGAGAGAGTAATCTACTGGAGCGGTGCAATGGCTTACCATTTTTAATAGTGACGATGTCTTCCCCAAAGGACTCCGCCTGTGCGTACTGTAAAAGCAATCTTTCAGCTCGTTCCATAGTACTGCAATCGACTTGACCCTGAATGCCTTTGCATCTGTCGATAAACGCTAGTACCGTAGCCGTGGCCCGCTTCAAGCGTAACCAAGAAGAAAACCGCAATGGGTCCGGTACAGCCAGTCCAATTGAACCCTCTTGTACGACAGCAACACATTCAGGCGACGTGGTGTCTgaatgtgataaaataacatctTTTGGCCACAAGGATACGTCTTCATATAAAAATTTCGGACCCGCGAACCATTTATCTAGTTGAGCGTGATCGAAAGTATCCCGCGTAGCTAAATCCGCTACATTTAGctttgtaggtatataattccACTCATCTACGCCGGATAACTCATCAATCTCGCCCAACCGGTTCGCTTCGAACGTTTTATATGAGCGCGTATTGTTACGCACCCAGTGCAACACAGTCGAACTGTCGCACCAAAAGTAACGCCGCTCGGGAACTATCTTGTGCTCCTTACCTATTGTATTAGCCAGCCTTGCGGCCAACAGTGCAGCTTGTAACTCGGCCTTAGGTACTGTTAATGGTTTAACAGGCATAACTTTACATTTACTAGCAATAAAGGCAACTTTAATATAACCATTTATCTCCCAACGCCAATAAGCAACAGTACACATGGCCCGAGTACTACTATCACAAAATACATGCAATTGTAAGTTATTATAACCTACCTCTGCCGTGCGCGTAGCGCTTCTAGTTTCCGCTACGGATGCGTAGAGCTTCGTAGCACATGACGTAGGCGCACCGTTGCCAGACGCGAACGTCGATTGCGGCAACGTCGCGCTCGGAGTACCATTGGATGCTTCGATCAGGTGATCTGCCGTCTCGCTTACTCGCACAGATGAATTATGAATGCGAACAGCTGATTGATAGCACCGTGGTATACGTATATCGCTAATTACCTTAAGTAGGTCAATCCATTTTCGCCACTTGTTGTAAATAACGTCTGGAATGTAATCATTCCAGTCTACATTTAACCGCCAGGTGTCCTGCAGCATAATACGACCCTGAATGGTGAAAGGAGATAAGAATCCTAGgacatcgaaaatcgacattaTTACCTTAAGCATAAGACGCTTTGTAGGACGCTCATCACCGTTGACAATACTTTCGGGAATCCGTTTTAATGATAAGTCGAATGTCAACTTATCATCGGCTGGATACCATATTAGCCCGAGAGTACGCTCACCTTCTTGCTGCTGTTCGACTTTAAACCTTACGGCCGCTGTACCTAAGGTTTGATTTGGCAGACTATTTAAAACTGAGACACTGTTGCTAGTCCAGTTTCTTATCTCGAAACCGCCGGCACTGTGAATAAAACTTATGTTTCTTACCATTTTGATGGCCGAGGCTTCGTCAGCAAAACTGTCTATGTAGTCATCTACATAATGCGAATTACAAATCGCATCGACAGCTTCCGGCATAGTCGACTCGAACCGTCGCGCGTTTAAGTTTTTG of the Cydia pomonella isolate Wapato2018A chromosome 19, ilCydPomo1, whole genome shotgun sequence genome contains:
- the LOC133528469 gene encoding uncharacterized protein LOC133528469, coding for MLIGQDNYHLMLPSQVRVGKYNEGYASLTPLGWCAHGKVYVPQGVRPPTQVESNLFISETEHTMDTSEGLDLLRQIHEEVRLSFKVDTMGVSCAPRQNADDARAVAQLQQSAELRAGRWHVGLPWKDDHPSMPDSYPSALKRMKGIEKRMAKDSGFAERYRERVSHLLQNDYASELSDTQVRPKTWYLAHFGVDNVNKKRLRLVFDSANKVNGLCLNDFLLTGPDLLSSLFGIMLRFRENKIGVTGDIKDMFLRIKIRVEDQHALRFLWRDNPTDELKTYVMTSLPFGANCSPFVSQFVKNLNARRFESTMPEAVDAICNSHYVDDYIDSFADEASAIKMVRNISFIHSAGGFEIRNWTSNSVSVLNSLPNQTLGTAAVRFKVEQQQEGERTLGLIWYPADDKLTFDLSLKRIPESIVNGDERPTKRLMLKVIMSIFDVLGFLSPFTIQGRIMLQDTWRLNVDWNDYIPDVIYNKWRKWIDLLKVISDIRIPRCYQSAVRIHNSSVRVSETADHLIEASNGTPSATLPQSTFASGNGAPTSCATKLYASVAETRSATRTAEVGYNNLQLHVFCDSSTRAMCTVAYWRWEINGYIKVAFIASKCKVMPVKPLTVPKAELQAALLAARLANTIGKEHKIVPERRYFWCDSSTVLHWVRNNTRSYKTFEANRLGEIDELSGVDEWNYIPTKLNVADLATRDTFDHAQLDKWFAGPKFLYEDVSLWPKDVILSHSDTTSPECVAVVQEGSIGLAVPDPLRFSSWLRLKRATATVLAFIDRCKGIQGQVDCSTMERAERLLLQYAQAESFGEDIVTIKNGKPLHRSSRLLSLSPVFDEHGLLRVSGRIDAVTDVPIDVKRPVILDGRHQVSKLIVRDYHVKLAHGNQETIVNEVKQRFWILRLRPTVKSIASSCMLCRIRKCQPRIPRMGDLPRARMAHHQRAFSYCGLDLFGPMEVVVGRRREKRYGVLFTCLTVRAIHIELVSSLTSDSLIMSLRRMAARRGWPSHLFSDNGTNLRGACTELQRSMQELNVEELKSYGVNKGLEWTFIPPASPHWGGAWERLIRSVKTSLKVILNERAPRDEVLSTLMAEVENIVNSRPLMHVSVENGVVESLTPNHFLLGTSSNLPTIGSFDGSDLYLRKHWRTAQRLTDMFWQRWMKAILPDLIPRRKWHEERKPLQVGDLVLVVDPNSPRNMWPKGLVTQVFAGKDGRIRLVEVKTRTGTWRRSAARIAPISLVD